Proteins from one Pongo abelii isolate AG06213 chromosome 7, NHGRI_mPonAbe1-v2.0_pri, whole genome shotgun sequence genomic window:
- the TTI2 gene encoding TELO2-interacting protein 2 isoform X4, producing MELDNALEAPSQEDSSLSEELSHSAFGQAASKILHGLTCPESRRGNVKDVALKDLGDLIEATEFDRLFEGSGARFRGMPETLGQVAKALEKYAAPPKEEEGGGDGHSEVAEKAAQVGLLFLKLLGKVETAKNSLVGPAWQTGLHHLAGPVYIFAITHSLEQPWTTPRSREVAREVLTLLLQVTECGSVSGFLHGEHEDEKGRLSVILGLLKPDLNKESWKNNPAIKHVFSWTLQQVTRPWLSQHLERVLPASLLISDDYQTENKILGVHCLHHIVLNVPAADLLQYNRAQVLYHAISNHLYTPEHHLIQAVLLCLLDLFPILEKTLHWKGDGARPTTHCDEVLQLILTHMEPEHRLLLRRTYARNLPAFVKRLGILTVRHLKRLERVIIGYLEVYDGPEEEARLKILETLKLLMQHTWPRVSCRLVVLLKALLKLICDVARDPNLTPESVKSALLQEATDCLILLDHCSQGQGLVEGMNGEVVDVAILKNMNTD from the exons ATGGAGCTTGACAACGCTCTGGAAGCCCCATCGCAGGAAGACTCTTCTTTGTCTGAGGAGCTGTCTCACTCCGCCTTTGGACAGGCCGCCTCCAAGATTTTACACGGTCTTACCTGCCCGGAGTCACGACGAGGCAACGTAAAAGATGTAGCTCTTAAAGACCTGGGTGATCTAATAGAAGCCACCGAATTTGATAGGTTATTTGAGGGGAGTGGTGCACGGTTCCGCGGAATGCCGGAGACACTGGGGCAGGTGGCAAAAGCCCTGGAGAAGTATGCAGCCCCCCCCAAGGAGGAGGAAGGTGGAGGTGATGGGCACTCCGAAGTGGCCGAGAAAGCAGCCCAAGTTGGGTTACTGTTTCTTAAGCTGCTAGGGAAAGTTGAGACTGCTAAGAATTCCCTGGTCGGTCCTGCATGGCAGACGGGCCTGCATCACTTGGCAGGACCCGTTTATATTTTTGCCATCACACACAGCTTGGAGCAACCATGGACCACTCCGAGATCTCGGGAAGTTGCTAGGGAGGTGCTCACCTTACTGCTTCAAGTTACTGAATGCGGTTCTGTGTCAGGATTCCTACATGGAgaacatgaagatgagaaagggaGACTTTCGGTGATATTAGGGCTTCTCAAACCCGACTTGAATAA GGAATCCTGGAAGAATAACCCTGCCATCAAACATGTTTTCTCATGGACTCTGCAACAGGTCACTCGGCCCTGGCTGAGCCAGCATCTGGAAAGGGTACTTCCTGCATCATTGCTCATTTCAGATGATTATCAGACTGAGAACAAAATCCTGGGCGTACACTGTCTCCATCACATTGTGCTTAATGTG CCAGCTGCTGATTTGCTCCAGTATAACAGAGCCCAGGTCCTATACCATGCCATTTCCAACCACCTGTACACGCCAGAGCACCACCTCATTCAG GCTGTGCTCCTGTGTCTGCTGGATTTATTCCCCATCCTGGAGAAAACCCTGCACTGGAAAGGAGATGGAGCTCGACCCACCACCCATTGTGATGAGGTCCTGCAGCTGATCCTGACCCACATGGAGCCAGAGCACCGCCTTCTTTTACGCAGGACCTATGCAAGAAACCTGCCAGCTTTCGTGAAGAG GTTGGGGATCCTAACTGTCCGGCACTTAAAGAGGCTGGAGAGAGTCATCATTGGTTATCTGGAGGTTTATGATGGACCTGAGGAGGAAGCTAGGTTGAAGATACTGGAAACCCTAAAACTTCTCATGCAACATACTTGGCCCAG AGTTTCCTGCAGACTTGTGGTCTTACTGAAGGCTCTCTTGAAACTGATTTGCGATGTAGCAAGGGATCCAAACCTTACACCTGAGTCTGTTAAGAGTGCCCTGCTACAGGAGGCCACAGACTGCCTGATTCTCCTGGACCACTGTTCTCAAGGACAG GGCCTTGTCGAAGGCATGAATGGGGAAGTTGTAGATGTCGCCATACTGAAGAACATGAACACAGATTGA
- the TTI2 gene encoding TELO2-interacting protein 2 isoform X3 — protein MELDNALEAPSQEDSSLSEELSHSAFGQAASKILHGLTCPESRRGNVKDVALKDLGDLIEATEFDRLFEGSGARFRGMPETLGQVAKALEKYAAPPKEEEGGGDGHSEVAEKAAQVGLLFLKLLGKVETAKNSLVGPAWQTGLHHLAGPVYIFAITHSLEQPWTTPRSREVAREVLTLLLQVTECGSVSGFLHGEHEDEKGRLSVILGLLKPDLNKESWKNNPAIKHVFSWTLQQVTRPWLSQHLERVLPASLLISDDYQTENKILGVHCLHHIVLNVPAADLLQYNRAQVLYHAISNHLYTPEHHLIQAVLLCLLDLFPILEKTLHWKGDGARPTTHCDEVLQLILTHMEPEHRLLLRRTYARNLPAFVKRLGILTVRHLKRLERVIIGYLEVYDGPEEEARLKILETLKLLMQHTWPRVSCRLVVLLKALLKLICDVARDPNLTPESVKSALLQEATDCLILLDHCSQGQVKGLVEGMNGEVVDVAILKNMNTD, from the exons ATGGAGCTTGACAACGCTCTGGAAGCCCCATCGCAGGAAGACTCTTCTTTGTCTGAGGAGCTGTCTCACTCCGCCTTTGGACAGGCCGCCTCCAAGATTTTACACGGTCTTACCTGCCCGGAGTCACGACGAGGCAACGTAAAAGATGTAGCTCTTAAAGACCTGGGTGATCTAATAGAAGCCACCGAATTTGATAGGTTATTTGAGGGGAGTGGTGCACGGTTCCGCGGAATGCCGGAGACACTGGGGCAGGTGGCAAAAGCCCTGGAGAAGTATGCAGCCCCCCCCAAGGAGGAGGAAGGTGGAGGTGATGGGCACTCCGAAGTGGCCGAGAAAGCAGCCCAAGTTGGGTTACTGTTTCTTAAGCTGCTAGGGAAAGTTGAGACTGCTAAGAATTCCCTGGTCGGTCCTGCATGGCAGACGGGCCTGCATCACTTGGCAGGACCCGTTTATATTTTTGCCATCACACACAGCTTGGAGCAACCATGGACCACTCCGAGATCTCGGGAAGTTGCTAGGGAGGTGCTCACCTTACTGCTTCAAGTTACTGAATGCGGTTCTGTGTCAGGATTCCTACATGGAgaacatgaagatgagaaagggaGACTTTCGGTGATATTAGGGCTTCTCAAACCCGACTTGAATAA GGAATCCTGGAAGAATAACCCTGCCATCAAACATGTTTTCTCATGGACTCTGCAACAGGTCACTCGGCCCTGGCTGAGCCAGCATCTGGAAAGGGTACTTCCTGCATCATTGCTCATTTCAGATGATTATCAGACTGAGAACAAAATCCTGGGCGTACACTGTCTCCATCACATTGTGCTTAATGTG CCAGCTGCTGATTTGCTCCAGTATAACAGAGCCCAGGTCCTATACCATGCCATTTCCAACCACCTGTACACGCCAGAGCACCACCTCATTCAG GCTGTGCTCCTGTGTCTGCTGGATTTATTCCCCATCCTGGAGAAAACCCTGCACTGGAAAGGAGATGGAGCTCGACCCACCACCCATTGTGATGAGGTCCTGCAGCTGATCCTGACCCACATGGAGCCAGAGCACCGCCTTCTTTTACGCAGGACCTATGCAAGAAACCTGCCAGCTTTCGTGAAGAG GTTGGGGATCCTAACTGTCCGGCACTTAAAGAGGCTGGAGAGAGTCATCATTGGTTATCTGGAGGTTTATGATGGACCTGAGGAGGAAGCTAGGTTGAAGATACTGGAAACCCTAAAACTTCTCATGCAACATACTTGGCCCAG AGTTTCCTGCAGACTTGTGGTCTTACTGAAGGCTCTCTTGAAACTGATTTGCGATGTAGCAAGGGATCCAAACCTTACACCTGAGTCTGTTAAGAGTGCCCTGCTACAGGAGGCCACAGACTGCCTGATTCTCCTGGACCACTGTTCTCAAGGACAGGTAAAG GGCCTTGTCGAAGGCATGAATGGGGAAGTTGTAGATGTCGCCATACTGAAGAACATGAACACAGATTGA
- the TTI2 gene encoding TELO2-interacting protein 2 isoform X7, whose amino-acid sequence MELDNALEAPSQEDSSLSEELSHSAFGQAASKILHGLTCPESRRGNVKDVALKDLGDLIEATEFDRLFEGSGARFRGMPETLGQVAKALEKYAAPPKEEEGGGDGHSEVAEKAAQVGLLFLKLLGKVETAKNSLVGPAWQTGLHHLAGPVYIFAITHSLEQPWTTPRSREVAREVLTLLLQVTECGSVSGFLHGEHEDEKGRLSVILGLLKPDLNKESWKNNPAIKHVFSWTLQQVTRPWLSQHLERVLPASLLISDDYQTENKILGVHCLHHIVLNVPAADLLQYNRAQVLYHAISNHLYTPEHHLIQAVLLCLLDLFPILEKTLHWKGDGARPTTHCDEVLQLILTHMEPEHRLLLRRTYARNLPAFVKRLGILTVRHLKRLERVIIGYLEVYDGPEEEARLKILETLKLLMQHTWPSI is encoded by the exons ATGGAGCTTGACAACGCTCTGGAAGCCCCATCGCAGGAAGACTCTTCTTTGTCTGAGGAGCTGTCTCACTCCGCCTTTGGACAGGCCGCCTCCAAGATTTTACACGGTCTTACCTGCCCGGAGTCACGACGAGGCAACGTAAAAGATGTAGCTCTTAAAGACCTGGGTGATCTAATAGAAGCCACCGAATTTGATAGGTTATTTGAGGGGAGTGGTGCACGGTTCCGCGGAATGCCGGAGACACTGGGGCAGGTGGCAAAAGCCCTGGAGAAGTATGCAGCCCCCCCCAAGGAGGAGGAAGGTGGAGGTGATGGGCACTCCGAAGTGGCCGAGAAAGCAGCCCAAGTTGGGTTACTGTTTCTTAAGCTGCTAGGGAAAGTTGAGACTGCTAAGAATTCCCTGGTCGGTCCTGCATGGCAGACGGGCCTGCATCACTTGGCAGGACCCGTTTATATTTTTGCCATCACACACAGCTTGGAGCAACCATGGACCACTCCGAGATCTCGGGAAGTTGCTAGGGAGGTGCTCACCTTACTGCTTCAAGTTACTGAATGCGGTTCTGTGTCAGGATTCCTACATGGAgaacatgaagatgagaaagggaGACTTTCGGTGATATTAGGGCTTCTCAAACCCGACTTGAATAA GGAATCCTGGAAGAATAACCCTGCCATCAAACATGTTTTCTCATGGACTCTGCAACAGGTCACTCGGCCCTGGCTGAGCCAGCATCTGGAAAGGGTACTTCCTGCATCATTGCTCATTTCAGATGATTATCAGACTGAGAACAAAATCCTGGGCGTACACTGTCTCCATCACATTGTGCTTAATGTG CCAGCTGCTGATTTGCTCCAGTATAACAGAGCCCAGGTCCTATACCATGCCATTTCCAACCACCTGTACACGCCAGAGCACCACCTCATTCAG GCTGTGCTCCTGTGTCTGCTGGATTTATTCCCCATCCTGGAGAAAACCCTGCACTGGAAAGGAGATGGAGCTCGACCCACCACCCATTGTGATGAGGTCCTGCAGCTGATCCTGACCCACATGGAGCCAGAGCACCGCCTTCTTTTACGCAGGACCTATGCAAGAAACCTGCCAGCTTTCGTGAAGAG GTTGGGGATCCTAACTGTCCGGCACTTAAAGAGGCTGGAGAGAGTCATCATTGGTTATCTGGAGGTTTATGATGGACCTGAGGAGGAAGCTAGGTTGAAGATACTGGAAACCCTAAAACTTCTCATGCAACATACTTGGCCCAG CATCTGA
- the TTI2 gene encoding TELO2-interacting protein 2 isoform X1: MELDNALEAPSQEDSSLSEELSHSAFGQAASKILHGLTCPESRRGNVKDVALKDLGDLIEATEFDRLFEGSGARFRGMPETLGQVAKALEKYAAPPKEEEGGGDGHSEVAEKAAQVGLLFLKLLGKVETAKNSLVGPAWQTGLHHLAGPVYIFAITHSLEQPWTTPRSREVAREVLTLLLQVTECGSVSGFLHGEHEDEKGRLSVILGLLKPDLNKESWKNNPAIKHVFSWTLQQVTRPWLSQHLERVLPASLLISDDYQTENKILGVHCLHHIVLNVPAADLLQYNRAQVLYHAISNHLYTPEHHLIQAVLLCLLDLFPILEKTLHWKGDGARPTTHCDEVLQLILTHMEPEHRLLLRRTYARNLPAFVKRLGILTVRHLKRLERVIIGYLEVYDGPEEEARLKILETLKLLMQHTWPRVSCRLVVLLKALLKLICDVARDPNLTPESVKSALLQEATDCLILLDHCSQGQVKGLLAKIPQSCEDRKVLNCIRKVQQVSEGAPYDGT, translated from the exons ATGGAGCTTGACAACGCTCTGGAAGCCCCATCGCAGGAAGACTCTTCTTTGTCTGAGGAGCTGTCTCACTCCGCCTTTGGACAGGCCGCCTCCAAGATTTTACACGGTCTTACCTGCCCGGAGTCACGACGAGGCAACGTAAAAGATGTAGCTCTTAAAGACCTGGGTGATCTAATAGAAGCCACCGAATTTGATAGGTTATTTGAGGGGAGTGGTGCACGGTTCCGCGGAATGCCGGAGACACTGGGGCAGGTGGCAAAAGCCCTGGAGAAGTATGCAGCCCCCCCCAAGGAGGAGGAAGGTGGAGGTGATGGGCACTCCGAAGTGGCCGAGAAAGCAGCCCAAGTTGGGTTACTGTTTCTTAAGCTGCTAGGGAAAGTTGAGACTGCTAAGAATTCCCTGGTCGGTCCTGCATGGCAGACGGGCCTGCATCACTTGGCAGGACCCGTTTATATTTTTGCCATCACACACAGCTTGGAGCAACCATGGACCACTCCGAGATCTCGGGAAGTTGCTAGGGAGGTGCTCACCTTACTGCTTCAAGTTACTGAATGCGGTTCTGTGTCAGGATTCCTACATGGAgaacatgaagatgagaaagggaGACTTTCGGTGATATTAGGGCTTCTCAAACCCGACTTGAATAA GGAATCCTGGAAGAATAACCCTGCCATCAAACATGTTTTCTCATGGACTCTGCAACAGGTCACTCGGCCCTGGCTGAGCCAGCATCTGGAAAGGGTACTTCCTGCATCATTGCTCATTTCAGATGATTATCAGACTGAGAACAAAATCCTGGGCGTACACTGTCTCCATCACATTGTGCTTAATGTG CCAGCTGCTGATTTGCTCCAGTATAACAGAGCCCAGGTCCTATACCATGCCATTTCCAACCACCTGTACACGCCAGAGCACCACCTCATTCAG GCTGTGCTCCTGTGTCTGCTGGATTTATTCCCCATCCTGGAGAAAACCCTGCACTGGAAAGGAGATGGAGCTCGACCCACCACCCATTGTGATGAGGTCCTGCAGCTGATCCTGACCCACATGGAGCCAGAGCACCGCCTTCTTTTACGCAGGACCTATGCAAGAAACCTGCCAGCTTTCGTGAAGAG GTTGGGGATCCTAACTGTCCGGCACTTAAAGAGGCTGGAGAGAGTCATCATTGGTTATCTGGAGGTTTATGATGGACCTGAGGAGGAAGCTAGGTTGAAGATACTGGAAACCCTAAAACTTCTCATGCAACATACTTGGCCCAG AGTTTCCTGCAGACTTGTGGTCTTACTGAAGGCTCTCTTGAAACTGATTTGCGATGTAGCAAGGGATCCAAACCTTACACCTGAGTCTGTTAAGAGTGCCCTGCTACAGGAGGCCACAGACTGCCTGATTCTCCTGGACCACTGTTCTCAAGGACAGGTAAAG GGTCTCCTGGCCAAAATTCCCCAAAGCTGTGAAGACAGAAAGGTGTTGAACTGTATCAGAAAAGTGCAGCAGGTTTCTGAAGGCGCTCCCTACGATGGAACTTAA
- the TTI2 gene encoding TELO2-interacting protein 2 isoform X2 translates to MELDNALEAPSQEDSSLSEELSHSAFGQAASKILHGLTCPESRRGNVKDVALKDLGDLIEATEFDRLFEGSGARFRGMPETLGQVAKALEKYAAPPKEEEGGGDGHSEVAEKAAQVGLLFLKLLGKVETAKNSLVGPAWQTGLHHLAGPVYIFAITHSLEQPWTTPRSREVAREVLTLLLQVTECGSVSGFLHGEHEDEKGRLSVILGLLKPDLNKESWKNNPAIKHVFSWTLQQVTRPWLSQHLERVLPASLLISDDYQTENKILGVHCLHHIVLNVPAADLLQYNRAQVLYHAISNHLYTPEHHLIQAVLLCLLDLFPILEKTLHWKGDGARPTTHCDEVLQLILTHMEPEHRLLLRRTYARNLPAFVKRLGILTVRHLKRLERVIIGYLEVYDGPEEEARLKILETLKLLMQHTWPRVSCRLVVLLKALLKLICDVARDPNLTPESVKSALLQEATDCLILLDHCSQGQGLLAKIPQSCEDRKVLNCIRKVQQVSEGAPYDGT, encoded by the exons ATGGAGCTTGACAACGCTCTGGAAGCCCCATCGCAGGAAGACTCTTCTTTGTCTGAGGAGCTGTCTCACTCCGCCTTTGGACAGGCCGCCTCCAAGATTTTACACGGTCTTACCTGCCCGGAGTCACGACGAGGCAACGTAAAAGATGTAGCTCTTAAAGACCTGGGTGATCTAATAGAAGCCACCGAATTTGATAGGTTATTTGAGGGGAGTGGTGCACGGTTCCGCGGAATGCCGGAGACACTGGGGCAGGTGGCAAAAGCCCTGGAGAAGTATGCAGCCCCCCCCAAGGAGGAGGAAGGTGGAGGTGATGGGCACTCCGAAGTGGCCGAGAAAGCAGCCCAAGTTGGGTTACTGTTTCTTAAGCTGCTAGGGAAAGTTGAGACTGCTAAGAATTCCCTGGTCGGTCCTGCATGGCAGACGGGCCTGCATCACTTGGCAGGACCCGTTTATATTTTTGCCATCACACACAGCTTGGAGCAACCATGGACCACTCCGAGATCTCGGGAAGTTGCTAGGGAGGTGCTCACCTTACTGCTTCAAGTTACTGAATGCGGTTCTGTGTCAGGATTCCTACATGGAgaacatgaagatgagaaagggaGACTTTCGGTGATATTAGGGCTTCTCAAACCCGACTTGAATAA GGAATCCTGGAAGAATAACCCTGCCATCAAACATGTTTTCTCATGGACTCTGCAACAGGTCACTCGGCCCTGGCTGAGCCAGCATCTGGAAAGGGTACTTCCTGCATCATTGCTCATTTCAGATGATTATCAGACTGAGAACAAAATCCTGGGCGTACACTGTCTCCATCACATTGTGCTTAATGTG CCAGCTGCTGATTTGCTCCAGTATAACAGAGCCCAGGTCCTATACCATGCCATTTCCAACCACCTGTACACGCCAGAGCACCACCTCATTCAG GCTGTGCTCCTGTGTCTGCTGGATTTATTCCCCATCCTGGAGAAAACCCTGCACTGGAAAGGAGATGGAGCTCGACCCACCACCCATTGTGATGAGGTCCTGCAGCTGATCCTGACCCACATGGAGCCAGAGCACCGCCTTCTTTTACGCAGGACCTATGCAAGAAACCTGCCAGCTTTCGTGAAGAG GTTGGGGATCCTAACTGTCCGGCACTTAAAGAGGCTGGAGAGAGTCATCATTGGTTATCTGGAGGTTTATGATGGACCTGAGGAGGAAGCTAGGTTGAAGATACTGGAAACCCTAAAACTTCTCATGCAACATACTTGGCCCAG AGTTTCCTGCAGACTTGTGGTCTTACTGAAGGCTCTCTTGAAACTGATTTGCGATGTAGCAAGGGATCCAAACCTTACACCTGAGTCTGTTAAGAGTGCCCTGCTACAGGAGGCCACAGACTGCCTGATTCTCCTGGACCACTGTTCTCAAGGACAG GGTCTCCTGGCCAAAATTCCCCAAAGCTGTGAAGACAGAAAGGTGTTGAACTGTATCAGAAAAGTGCAGCAGGTTTCTGAAGGCGCTCCCTACGATGGAACTTAA
- the TTI2 gene encoding TELO2-interacting protein 2 isoform X5 produces the protein MELDNALEAPSQEDSSLSEELSHSAFGQAASKILHGLTCPESRRGNVKDVALKDLGDLIEATEFDRLFEGSGARFRGMPETLGQVAKALEKYAAPPKEEEGGGDGHSEVAEKAAQVGLLFLKLLGKVETAKNSLVGPAWQTGLHHLAGPVYIFAITHSLEQPWTTPRSREVAREVLTLLLQVTECGSVSGFLHGEHEDEKGRLSVILGLLKPDLNKESWKNNPAIKHVFSWTLQQVTRPWLSQHLERVLPASLLISDDYQTENKILGVHCLHHIVLNVAVLLCLLDLFPILEKTLHWKGDGARPTTHCDEVLQLILTHMEPEHRLLLRRTYARNLPAFVKRLGILTVRHLKRLERVIIGYLEVYDGPEEEARLKILETLKLLMQHTWPRVSCRLVVLLKALLKLICDVARDPNLTPESVKSALLQEATDCLILLDHCSQGQVKGLLAKIPQSCEDRKVLNCIRKVQQVSEGAPYDGT, from the exons ATGGAGCTTGACAACGCTCTGGAAGCCCCATCGCAGGAAGACTCTTCTTTGTCTGAGGAGCTGTCTCACTCCGCCTTTGGACAGGCCGCCTCCAAGATTTTACACGGTCTTACCTGCCCGGAGTCACGACGAGGCAACGTAAAAGATGTAGCTCTTAAAGACCTGGGTGATCTAATAGAAGCCACCGAATTTGATAGGTTATTTGAGGGGAGTGGTGCACGGTTCCGCGGAATGCCGGAGACACTGGGGCAGGTGGCAAAAGCCCTGGAGAAGTATGCAGCCCCCCCCAAGGAGGAGGAAGGTGGAGGTGATGGGCACTCCGAAGTGGCCGAGAAAGCAGCCCAAGTTGGGTTACTGTTTCTTAAGCTGCTAGGGAAAGTTGAGACTGCTAAGAATTCCCTGGTCGGTCCTGCATGGCAGACGGGCCTGCATCACTTGGCAGGACCCGTTTATATTTTTGCCATCACACACAGCTTGGAGCAACCATGGACCACTCCGAGATCTCGGGAAGTTGCTAGGGAGGTGCTCACCTTACTGCTTCAAGTTACTGAATGCGGTTCTGTGTCAGGATTCCTACATGGAgaacatgaagatgagaaagggaGACTTTCGGTGATATTAGGGCTTCTCAAACCCGACTTGAATAA GGAATCCTGGAAGAATAACCCTGCCATCAAACATGTTTTCTCATGGACTCTGCAACAGGTCACTCGGCCCTGGCTGAGCCAGCATCTGGAAAGGGTACTTCCTGCATCATTGCTCATTTCAGATGATTATCAGACTGAGAACAAAATCCTGGGCGTACACTGTCTCCATCACATTGTGCTTAATGTG GCTGTGCTCCTGTGTCTGCTGGATTTATTCCCCATCCTGGAGAAAACCCTGCACTGGAAAGGAGATGGAGCTCGACCCACCACCCATTGTGATGAGGTCCTGCAGCTGATCCTGACCCACATGGAGCCAGAGCACCGCCTTCTTTTACGCAGGACCTATGCAAGAAACCTGCCAGCTTTCGTGAAGAG GTTGGGGATCCTAACTGTCCGGCACTTAAAGAGGCTGGAGAGAGTCATCATTGGTTATCTGGAGGTTTATGATGGACCTGAGGAGGAAGCTAGGTTGAAGATACTGGAAACCCTAAAACTTCTCATGCAACATACTTGGCCCAG AGTTTCCTGCAGACTTGTGGTCTTACTGAAGGCTCTCTTGAAACTGATTTGCGATGTAGCAAGGGATCCAAACCTTACACCTGAGTCTGTTAAGAGTGCCCTGCTACAGGAGGCCACAGACTGCCTGATTCTCCTGGACCACTGTTCTCAAGGACAGGTAAAG GGTCTCCTGGCCAAAATTCCCCAAAGCTGTGAAGACAGAAAGGTGTTGAACTGTATCAGAAAAGTGCAGCAGGTTTCTGAAGGCGCTCCCTACGATGGAACTTAA
- the TTI2 gene encoding TELO2-interacting protein 2 isoform X6, whose protein sequence is MELDNALEAPSQEDSSLSEELSHSAFGQAASKILHGLTCPESRRGNVKDVALKDLGDLIEATEFDRLFEGSGARFRGMPETLGQVAKALEKYAAPPKEEEGGGDGHSEVAEKAAQVGLLFLKLLGKVETAKNSLVGPAWQTGLHHLAGPVYIFAITHSLEQPWTTPRSREVAREVLTLLLQVTECGSVSGFLHGEHEDEKGRLSVILGLLKPDLNKESWKNNPAIKHVFSWTLQQVTRPWLSQHLERVLPASLLISDDYQTENKILGVHCLHHIVLNVAVLLCLLDLFPILEKTLHWKGDGARPTTHCDEVLQLILTHMEPEHRLLLRRTYARNLPAFVKRLGILTVRHLKRLERVIIGYLEVYDGPEEEARLKILETLKLLMQHTWPRVSCRLVVLLKALLKLICDVARDPNLTPESVKSALLQEATDCLILLDHCSQGQGLLAKIPQSCEDRKVLNCIRKVQQVSEGAPYDGT, encoded by the exons ATGGAGCTTGACAACGCTCTGGAAGCCCCATCGCAGGAAGACTCTTCTTTGTCTGAGGAGCTGTCTCACTCCGCCTTTGGACAGGCCGCCTCCAAGATTTTACACGGTCTTACCTGCCCGGAGTCACGACGAGGCAACGTAAAAGATGTAGCTCTTAAAGACCTGGGTGATCTAATAGAAGCCACCGAATTTGATAGGTTATTTGAGGGGAGTGGTGCACGGTTCCGCGGAATGCCGGAGACACTGGGGCAGGTGGCAAAAGCCCTGGAGAAGTATGCAGCCCCCCCCAAGGAGGAGGAAGGTGGAGGTGATGGGCACTCCGAAGTGGCCGAGAAAGCAGCCCAAGTTGGGTTACTGTTTCTTAAGCTGCTAGGGAAAGTTGAGACTGCTAAGAATTCCCTGGTCGGTCCTGCATGGCAGACGGGCCTGCATCACTTGGCAGGACCCGTTTATATTTTTGCCATCACACACAGCTTGGAGCAACCATGGACCACTCCGAGATCTCGGGAAGTTGCTAGGGAGGTGCTCACCTTACTGCTTCAAGTTACTGAATGCGGTTCTGTGTCAGGATTCCTACATGGAgaacatgaagatgagaaagggaGACTTTCGGTGATATTAGGGCTTCTCAAACCCGACTTGAATAA GGAATCCTGGAAGAATAACCCTGCCATCAAACATGTTTTCTCATGGACTCTGCAACAGGTCACTCGGCCCTGGCTGAGCCAGCATCTGGAAAGGGTACTTCCTGCATCATTGCTCATTTCAGATGATTATCAGACTGAGAACAAAATCCTGGGCGTACACTGTCTCCATCACATTGTGCTTAATGTG GCTGTGCTCCTGTGTCTGCTGGATTTATTCCCCATCCTGGAGAAAACCCTGCACTGGAAAGGAGATGGAGCTCGACCCACCACCCATTGTGATGAGGTCCTGCAGCTGATCCTGACCCACATGGAGCCAGAGCACCGCCTTCTTTTACGCAGGACCTATGCAAGAAACCTGCCAGCTTTCGTGAAGAG GTTGGGGATCCTAACTGTCCGGCACTTAAAGAGGCTGGAGAGAGTCATCATTGGTTATCTGGAGGTTTATGATGGACCTGAGGAGGAAGCTAGGTTGAAGATACTGGAAACCCTAAAACTTCTCATGCAACATACTTGGCCCAG AGTTTCCTGCAGACTTGTGGTCTTACTGAAGGCTCTCTTGAAACTGATTTGCGATGTAGCAAGGGATCCAAACCTTACACCTGAGTCTGTTAAGAGTGCCCTGCTACAGGAGGCCACAGACTGCCTGATTCTCCTGGACCACTGTTCTCAAGGACAG GGTCTCCTGGCCAAAATTCCCCAAAGCTGTGAAGACAGAAAGGTGTTGAACTGTATCAGAAAAGTGCAGCAGGTTTCTGAAGGCGCTCCCTACGATGGAACTTAA